The DNA region tttaccaaCACACTAGGTTACCAAATATGGATCTTCATTAATTCTCTTGTAGTTCTCAACTTCTTGCATTGCCTTGTAGATGGAATCTATGCCTTCATTAATTCTTTTGTAGTTCTCAACACACTAGTTCACATTTTTTGTGAGCTGAAATATGTAACGTGATTGACTTGGTTGGAGTATAGTTATTATGATATTTTGATTTGACGAAGATATATAATTGACAAACTTTGCTAAGTTTTTTGTGAGAAAGTTGTTTCAGACTTCTGGGTACAGTTTGATTATTTAGGCACGCAGTATTTGCTAAAGTTTggttatgttataaaattgattttttcaaaTCGCAAACAGAATGCCAGAATTTATTAGAAacatttttgtttggtgtttAATTATGCAATAATTTATTGACATAAATTTATGGAACATAAGTACTATTGTACCTCTTCAAGTAAACATTGTTGTCCCATCTTATCTTAACCGGTATTAGTTGGTTATGATCCGGGAATGAAGCTTgcgtctttttttattttgagtgaCAGTGGCTTGATATGGAGCTTGGAGGTCGTTGTGGGTTTTGTGAGAGCTATATATGACTGGTTTTAACCTTTTAGGTCTTTGAGTGTTTGAGATTTTTATAATGGAAAATTCACAAATGTATTATATGTTAGAACTctaaaagagaagagaaagataAATACTGCTTCTAATTGatattattgatgaggttagccactcttttatatatatatatatatatatatatatatatatatatatattgttttagaccataaaatttattggtttctttgttgtttttgacAGCTATTTAATGTGGAATCAGTAGGAGCCATGgctataaaagtaaaatattatgatgatttcaatgtttttttCGTGTGTTTTTTAGGATATGGAGGCCTAGTTAGAggcaatttaattttaataaatggaagtgtttttagtcattttttctttgtttgatcaTTTTCTCTTTATGTTGGTACACAAATGATTTGGTCTCATTTAAATAATGAACACAATATTTGCGATTGGGGTCTTGGGATTTAGTGGTAAGATTGAAGTGGTTGAGGAAGTATTTAATCATTGTTCTGtgttcaattataaaaataaagtcTACTTTTtatctagattttatttttttcattttaaatattaaattcataataaaatatagtttCTTGTCTAAGCACCATTCAGTTCCAACCTCATATATCAAGATTAGTAAAGAAAATCTGCTAAATAGTCAGAAACTACTTCTAGGACTCGGAAAAATTTAGAAGATATGAATTAAGGAAATTGGGTTTCAAAGAATTTAGCAACaatgtgaaaaaaatgtcataaatattatacaacaaaatgaGTATCTTATATGAATCtttataaaaacatataaaaataattttcgaATGAAATTACAAAGTATTTGCCCATGGCGCGAGACATTGTCTAGTTGTgaaagtgacattttttttattatttcactatacttatttaaaaaagaaaagaaaaagaaagtaaatcTAGTTGTTAAGAGTACATAAATATCATCCTATCATTCGTAATGTGATCATAAACACCAACCCAATAAGAGCAAAAGTACAAAAACACAATATCATCCCGTCTTTCGTATTAATACGATAATTTTTCACCTTTGCATGGGCTGCTGCCACCTCCTTCTCTAAGCTATCTATCTTCTCTCTAAGCCACGGCACCAATTCTCTACCACGTGCACATGTAGGAGGGTCAAGCCAAACAAAGTATCCACAAGTATCATCAACCTTGCAGCAAGAAATAGATTAAACATAATTAATACTTAAAtaacaaagagagagatttttttcaGATTCAATCAATAAGTTTGGACAcacaaaattccaaaaattgtGAAGGTAGCATATTGTAATTAGCGCTAATAAAAATAGCGTCAGTAATATGATGAGAAATGGTTATgcaaaagatgatgagaaattCTATGCTTTTAGATTAGCACAATACCCCATGTTTTTCACACGCCCAAAACCTCCTCCCTATGTTTTCACCAGTCCATGATGTTTTCACTGGTGCAATTTTTCCACAATGACAAAACCGCATCCAAGGACTGCCAAGTGCACGTGATGAAGTTGAAGAAGACATGGTTGAGGGCTGGTGGTGCTGGTGCAGTATATCCATATAATCTGAAGAAAATGGCACAGAGAAATGCTATTATTATAGCCCTTGAAAATAGTGTTTAAGATACGCACATGTGATATATAACTGTCAAAATATTGAGGGAGATCAAATAGTTTCCGCTTAAAACATAACCATAGGAGATTAAGTGTTATAGTTAAAAAATTGTTGTCCTATTTCTTCTTTCGGAGGCTTCATGATGTaagttatattttattcttctcAATAAATATGGTACGTCATTTTGTAAATACTGGCATGCATTTAAGCATGTCATTCTGTAGTTAAATTCTTTAGATAATACAACATGTTAGAGTATTAGATAAATGATGCATTTTCATGCTGAAGCCTGAAAGTAGTATTATTGTTTAGAAGAaatgaaagaatgaaagaaaatttgGCGGGTAGATGCACAAAAATTGCCGTCTACTTGCGACTTTATTTCCTATAACATGCTATGATTCTCTCATTATTTCATGGATCACGAAAActattttgatgaaaaaagaaaagaattaatGGATTTGCAACTCAAGATAATTTTGATAATCCTGAGAAGCAAAGattaataaaaatgagaagTTGAGGCCCTTGAATCTTTGCTCTTTCGAAGCGCGGACTTTGTGATAgtcaaaattaattgaaaataaacaaaagaagggTTAATGAAAGGGTGAACTGAAACCAAACCAGTTCTCTTGAGAAGATGCTCTGCTGATTGAGTTTGGAAAAATGGGGTTTGATCATCTGCAGCTTCTCCTTCTCCCATGGTCTCCAAAAGAATTAAGTTCTCTCTTTTTGTGAAGAACCCATCTGACAGAAATTGAATTTACAGCTTAAATTTGTAAAGATGATTTATTTGCCAGAGAGACAAGTGCCCTAtgggagaaaagaaagaaaaagtcatAGTCTAATTTGGCGTTTAGAAGAGTATAACTTTCTGTTAACATGTTTGGAAGATTGTTCAAAGAAAGGCGGTTAATTCCACACCAGTATACGCATCTGTACAGTATGGTGTATGTGCCACGTCAATTGAAATTGGTAGTTTAAAACACGATTTCagttaaattacaaaattgtattttcaagatatgattttacaattttagatttttaactAAAGTCTTATTTTGAAGCCATGTACAATTTTCAAGTGCTAGCTGTGTGTTTGGTGCGTGCACTGTCGGTATACAACAACAATTCCCCTATTCAAAGTTGTACTTGTATTAATGATAGGACTAGTTGTGTCAATATAATGTCCAGAACTAGAAAGGTAAGAAActaatttctattattattatgttcGCGTTCTACTAATACAAAtcaaagaaattattatttttatataattctgTCCTATAGGAAGACAAATGGAAAATCCATTCCTGTAtttcaactataaaaaaatcagaaagaagaaaattcaaGTACAACTTTACCAAACGCGTGAAGTTTTTTTGAgctttagggtctgtttggatagaacttattgctgaaaactgaaaatagtgtagtaaaacaatttttaaatgtgtaaaaagtactgttcataccaaaaattattgttcattagcctaaaatcactgttcatggccaatgaacagtgacagaagcgcttgaaaaaaaaaaaaaaaaagaccaggCGTGGACGTGGACGCGCAAACGCGCAATCCAAATGTCCTCTTAGTCTATTTTGATTTGCTCTTGaacctaatatttttttacttatttgagTATGGCTCTTACTTTTCTTATCCAcgtattataataataataataataataataataataactagtcactaacccgtgcgatgcacggaataattcaataataattatatatatttaatttgctTGAAGGTACATTAATAATCAGTTTAcagattctcaaaaataaataaataaataataatcagtttgcaaaaaaagaaaaaaatgtacaatGAAACCCCTAATTGACAGCACACCCTAACATCAAAGATAGTAACTTAATTAAATTCAGCTGGATTTTAGTTGATAGGTGGGGAAACTAAAGCATTCCTTGCttagaaaaattttcattttgataagaCCAAACCTTGAATGTCACGAAGGGATCAAGCCAATGTTCTTATTTTCAATGCAAGGTCTCAATAGAAATTCCCAATAAGTTTAGTCACTCCAAGCCTCCAATTAAGAAGAGCTTAATTCgaataattaaaacaaacatcATTCATAAACTATGAAAGATGTaaccaaagaaataaaaattatttgaatacaTTGGCTAGGACACTCGCAATGCAAGCACTTGTCCATTCACTTACAACAAAAGTATCAAAACATCAAAAgcacaataacaaaataaatttttttaactaaataaaaaagtgcattaacctatattttacaataaataccCATAGAGCAAAATATAAGAAAGGAATAAATATGTTTGAAGAATAAATATAGAGCAGAAAATAACAAAGGAAAAATAGTTCAATTAAAAAGTCTCTAATGTTAGATTagtcacaaacacaaacaaagagAATGTTTATTTGTACACTATTGAAGGGTGAACTACAACAAACCAATGAATGCTTTAGTAATTAACTGTAGCCTAATTTTGGCTACTGCTACTAAATTCAATCTAAATTATTGCCAAGACTCCTCTTACCATGCTACATGTTTTCATAATCCATATTATGCATCTATACAGTTAATACTACCTTAGTCTTTGACAATTCTAAATAAATGTATACTGTCTTGTGGCAGCTTTAAATTAGTGATCTACTTTTGCAAACATCAATTTAGTGTTGTGAAGCTGTGAAGGTAAACATGTAGAATTTCATGTTCAAAAAGTCATATAATTGAAGGTCTATGCAATAGTAAAGATATAATTTTGGTACACACATACCTTTCTTTCGGCTGATCTCCTAGCCTCCAATTCTCTCTcagcttcttctttcttcctaGTTGTTTGTTCTTTTGCACTCTCTCTTATCGCTACAATAGGATCCTTAGCAACTTGACTGTAAGCTCTGTAGCTACATGACTTGAATACTTTGCTCCTAAGAAAGATTAGATGTACAATTGAAAACCCAATATGGATAAACGTTGAGCAACTTTGCTTTCTTTGTGGTCGATGCTGTGTGATCCGCAGTTGTCTTAGTCGTGCTTACAATAGTGTCATTTACTTGTGTTCCCTTCTTTATTGCAGTGTCTTTCATAGCCTCACTTTTCTTTACGACTGTATCCTTTGCTTGTGCTGGTACTTTAGTCTCTACTgcaaacattaaaaatatatgtatatagtgGATTATATACTTGGAGAGATTGTAGCCAGAGAGAGAATAAAGCCTCTGGAAAGCATAGCAGCTTTCTTAGAGGcagaggaagatgttggctacaacaTTTAGGGTTGTTGAAGGTTTAGGGTTTGTGGAGGTAGCTTTTATTTGAGTCAATGATGAAGTGTGGGTTTTGGCAAAGAAGGGTTacgaaaagagagaaataaagacATGTTCTAATTGGaattggagaaaaaaataaaaatgatgtggcaaataaaaagaaaaaaaaaatagtggtgaCATGGAAAATTGTAGGAGCTTTAGAGacttcagttttatatataataataataataataataataataggtctGTTTAATTTTGGACAATATCTAGAATGTTAGCTAACGCCTAATTATGCAAAGGACCAATTGATTAGTTTATTGGGCACAACCATATCACAATAACTAATTGCAGCCGATAATAATTTTGAACACAATGATACAGTTAAGATGGGGAAAATCCAAATGGCAAAAACTCCAATGGGTTGTTTGAATTACCACCAACATGAAGAGTTCAATATGTAGAATGAAAGTTATTACAATACAGAATATAACTTGATCCTAGTATTGTTACCTACATACGGTAGAAACTTCCACACGTAACTCCA from Castanea sativa cultivar Marrone di Chiusa Pesio chromosome 6, ASM4071231v1 includes:
- the LOC142641620 gene encoding uncharacterized protein LOC142641620, which encodes MGEGEAADDQTPFFQTQSAEHLLKRTDYMDILHQHHQPSTMSSSTSSRALGSPWMRFCHCGKIAPVKTSWTGENIGRRFWACEKHGVDDTCGYFVWLDPPTCARGRELVPWLREKIDSLEKEVAAAHAKVKNYRINTKDGMILCFCTFALIGLVFMITLRMIG